In Elephas maximus indicus isolate mEleMax1 chromosome 14, mEleMax1 primary haplotype, whole genome shotgun sequence, one DNA window encodes the following:
- the NEK3 gene encoding serine/threonine-protein kinase Nek3 isoform X1: MDGAPARMLPQHGWCPSMNDYTVLRVIGEGSFGRALLVQQESSSRMFVMKETRLPKSFSDTQNSRKEAILLAKMKHPNIVAFKESFEADGHLYIVMEYCDGGDLMQKIKHQKGKSFPEDTILNWFTQMCLGVNHIHKKRVLHRDIKSKNVFLTQNGKVKLGDFGSACLLSNPMAFACTYVGTPYYVPPEIWENMPYNNKSDIWSLGCILYELCTLRHPFQANSWKNLILKICQGSIRPLPSHYSCELQYLIKQMFKRNPSHRPSATTLLSRGSLARLIQKCLSPEIIVEYGEQVLEETRKSKHNTPKRKDPIRIGIALDEASTMQGEKQVRKCSLTDLESINKNLAESALRREEQDHKSAPPRTASSSSSHRRQWEKNTSQTAVTALQNASILTSSLTAEDDRGGSVIRYRENNARKQWLKQTPETLLNILKNADLSLAFQTYTIYKPGSEGFLKGPLSEETEASDNVDGVHDSVILDPERLEPRLDEEDTDFEEEDDNSDWVSELKKRAGLQGVADG, from the exons ATGGATGGTGCCCCAGCACGGATGTTGCCCCAGCATGGATGGTGCCCCAGCATGAATGACTACACGGTCCTGCGAGTGATCGGCGAGGGCTCCTTCGGCAGAGCTCTTTTGGttcagcaggagagcagtagtcGGATGTTTGTCATGAAGGAAACGAGGCTTCCCAAG TCTTTCTCTGATACACAGAATTCTAGGAAGGAGGCCATTCTGTTAGCCAAAATGAAACACCCCAATATTGTTGCCTTTAAAGAATCATTCGAAG CTGATGGACATCTGTATATTGTGATGGAATATTGCGATGGAGGGGACCTAATGCAAAAGATTAAACATCAAAAAGGGAAGTCATTTCCTGAAGATACG ATACTTAATTGGTTTACACAAATGTGCCTTGGAGTAAATCACATTCATAAGAAACGTGTGTTACATAGAGATATCAAGTCCAAG aatGTCTTCCTCACCCAAAATGGAAAAGTAAAATTGGGAGATTTTGGATCTGCCTGTCTTCTCTCCAA TCCCATGGCATTTGCTTGTACATATGTGGGAACACCGTATTATGTGCCTCCGGAAATTTGGGAAAACATGCCGTATAACAATAAAAG TGACATCTGGTCCTTGGGATGCATTCTTTATGAACTCTGTACCCTTAGACATCCA TTTCAGGCAAATAGTTGGAAAAATCTTATCCTTAAAATATGCCAAGGGTCCATCAGGCCACTGCCATCTCATTATTCCTGTGAGCTCCAGTATCTAATCAAGCAGATGTTTAAAAGGAATCCCTCTCATCGCCCTTCAGCTACCACACTTCTCTCCAGAGGTAGCTTAGCCCGGCTTATCCAGAAGTGCCTATCCCCAGAG ATCATCGTAGAATATGGTGAACAGGTGTTAGAAGAAACCAGAAAATCTAAGCATAATACACCAAAAAGAAAgg ACCCCATCAGAATTGGGATAGCTTTGGATGAAGCAAGTACCATG CAAGGGGAGAAACAAGTTAGAAAATGTAGCCTCACTGATTTAGAAAGCATTAATAAAAATTTGGCTGAAAGTGCATTGAGGAGAGAAGAACAAG ATCATAAATCAGCCCCTCCCAGGACGGCCAGTTCCTCAAGTTCTCACAGACGACAGTGGGAGAAAAACACATCCCAGACGGCTGTTACTGCTCTGCAAAACGCATCCATACTGACCTCCAGTTTAACAGCAGAGGACGATAGAG GTGGTTCTGTAATAAGGTACAGGGAAAACAATGCCCGTAAACAGTGGCTCAAACAAACCCCTGAAACCTTGCTGAACATCCTTAAGAATGCTGATCTCAGCTTGGCGTTTCAAACATACACAATATATAAACCAG GTTCAGAAGGGTTCTTGAAAGGTCCCCTGTCTGAAGAAACAGAAGCATCAGACAATGTTGATGGAGTTCATGATTCTGTCATTTTGGATCCTGAGAGACTAGAACCTAGACTGGACGAGGAGGACAC GGACTTTGAGGAAGAAGACGACAACTCTGACTGGGTATCAGAACTGAAGAAGCGAGCTGGATTacagggagtggctgatggataa
- the NEK3 gene encoding serine/threonine-protein kinase Nek3 isoform X4, which translates to MDGAPARMLPQHGWCPSMNDYTVLRVIGEGSFGRALLVQQESSSRMFVMKETRLPKSFSDTQNSRKEAILLAKMKHPNIVAFKESFEADGHLYIVMEYCDGGDLMQKIKHQKGKSFPEDTILNWFTQMCLGVNHIHKKRVLHRDIKSKNVFLTQNGKVKLGDFGSACLLSNPMAFACTYVGTPYYVPPEIWENMPYNNKSDIWSLGCILYELCTLRHPFQANSWKNLILKICQGSIRPLPSHYSCELQYLIKQMFKRNPSHRPSATTLLSRGSLARLIQKCLSPEIIVEYGEQVLEETRKSKHNTPKRKDPIRIGIALDEASTMQGEKQVRKCSLTDLESINKNLAESALRREEQDHKSAPPRTASSSSSHRRQWEKNTSQTAVTALQNASILTSSLTAEDDRGGSVIRYRENNARKQWLKQTPETLLNILKNADLSLAFQTYTIYKPGTLRKKTTTLTGYQN; encoded by the exons ATGGATGGTGCCCCAGCACGGATGTTGCCCCAGCATGGATGGTGCCCCAGCATGAATGACTACACGGTCCTGCGAGTGATCGGCGAGGGCTCCTTCGGCAGAGCTCTTTTGGttcagcaggagagcagtagtcGGATGTTTGTCATGAAGGAAACGAGGCTTCCCAAG TCTTTCTCTGATACACAGAATTCTAGGAAGGAGGCCATTCTGTTAGCCAAAATGAAACACCCCAATATTGTTGCCTTTAAAGAATCATTCGAAG CTGATGGACATCTGTATATTGTGATGGAATATTGCGATGGAGGGGACCTAATGCAAAAGATTAAACATCAAAAAGGGAAGTCATTTCCTGAAGATACG ATACTTAATTGGTTTACACAAATGTGCCTTGGAGTAAATCACATTCATAAGAAACGTGTGTTACATAGAGATATCAAGTCCAAG aatGTCTTCCTCACCCAAAATGGAAAAGTAAAATTGGGAGATTTTGGATCTGCCTGTCTTCTCTCCAA TCCCATGGCATTTGCTTGTACATATGTGGGAACACCGTATTATGTGCCTCCGGAAATTTGGGAAAACATGCCGTATAACAATAAAAG TGACATCTGGTCCTTGGGATGCATTCTTTATGAACTCTGTACCCTTAGACATCCA TTTCAGGCAAATAGTTGGAAAAATCTTATCCTTAAAATATGCCAAGGGTCCATCAGGCCACTGCCATCTCATTATTCCTGTGAGCTCCAGTATCTAATCAAGCAGATGTTTAAAAGGAATCCCTCTCATCGCCCTTCAGCTACCACACTTCTCTCCAGAGGTAGCTTAGCCCGGCTTATCCAGAAGTGCCTATCCCCAGAG ATCATCGTAGAATATGGTGAACAGGTGTTAGAAGAAACCAGAAAATCTAAGCATAATACACCAAAAAGAAAgg ACCCCATCAGAATTGGGATAGCTTTGGATGAAGCAAGTACCATG CAAGGGGAGAAACAAGTTAGAAAATGTAGCCTCACTGATTTAGAAAGCATTAATAAAAATTTGGCTGAAAGTGCATTGAGGAGAGAAGAACAAG ATCATAAATCAGCCCCTCCCAGGACGGCCAGTTCCTCAAGTTCTCACAGACGACAGTGGGAGAAAAACACATCCCAGACGGCTGTTACTGCTCTGCAAAACGCATCCATACTGACCTCCAGTTTAACAGCAGAGGACGATAGAG GTGGTTCTGTAATAAGGTACAGGGAAAACAATGCCCGTAAACAGTGGCTCAAACAAACCCCTGAAACCTTGCTGAACATCCTTAAGAATGCTGATCTCAGCTTGGCGTTTCAAACATACACAATATATAAACCAG GGACTTTGAGGAAGAAGACGACAACTCTGACTGGGTATCAGAACTGA
- the NEK3 gene encoding serine/threonine-protein kinase Nek3 isoform X3 yields MDGAPARMLPQHGWCPSMNDYTVLRVIGEGSFGRALLVQQESSSRMFVMKETRLPKSFSDTQNSRKEAILLAKMKHPNIVAFKESFEADGHLYIVMEYCDGGDLMQKIKHQKGKSFPEDTILNWFTQMCLGVNHIHKKRVLHRDIKSKNVFLTQNGKVKLGDFGSACLLSNPMAFACTYVGTPYYVPPEIWENMPYNNKSDIWSLGCILYELCTLRHPFQANSWKNLILKICQGSIRPLPSHYSCELQYLIKQMFKRNPSHRPSATTLLSRGSLARLIQKCLSPEIIVEYGEQVLEETRKSKHNTPKRKDPIRIGIALDEASTMQGEKQVRKCSLTDLESINKNLAESALRREEQDHKSAPPRTASSSSSHRRQWEKNTSQTAVTALQNASILTSSLTAEDDRGSEGFLKGPLSEETEASDNVDGVHDSVILDPERLEPRLDEEDTDFEEEDDNSDWVSELKKRAGLQGVADG; encoded by the exons ATGGATGGTGCCCCAGCACGGATGTTGCCCCAGCATGGATGGTGCCCCAGCATGAATGACTACACGGTCCTGCGAGTGATCGGCGAGGGCTCCTTCGGCAGAGCTCTTTTGGttcagcaggagagcagtagtcGGATGTTTGTCATGAAGGAAACGAGGCTTCCCAAG TCTTTCTCTGATACACAGAATTCTAGGAAGGAGGCCATTCTGTTAGCCAAAATGAAACACCCCAATATTGTTGCCTTTAAAGAATCATTCGAAG CTGATGGACATCTGTATATTGTGATGGAATATTGCGATGGAGGGGACCTAATGCAAAAGATTAAACATCAAAAAGGGAAGTCATTTCCTGAAGATACG ATACTTAATTGGTTTACACAAATGTGCCTTGGAGTAAATCACATTCATAAGAAACGTGTGTTACATAGAGATATCAAGTCCAAG aatGTCTTCCTCACCCAAAATGGAAAAGTAAAATTGGGAGATTTTGGATCTGCCTGTCTTCTCTCCAA TCCCATGGCATTTGCTTGTACATATGTGGGAACACCGTATTATGTGCCTCCGGAAATTTGGGAAAACATGCCGTATAACAATAAAAG TGACATCTGGTCCTTGGGATGCATTCTTTATGAACTCTGTACCCTTAGACATCCA TTTCAGGCAAATAGTTGGAAAAATCTTATCCTTAAAATATGCCAAGGGTCCATCAGGCCACTGCCATCTCATTATTCCTGTGAGCTCCAGTATCTAATCAAGCAGATGTTTAAAAGGAATCCCTCTCATCGCCCTTCAGCTACCACACTTCTCTCCAGAGGTAGCTTAGCCCGGCTTATCCAGAAGTGCCTATCCCCAGAG ATCATCGTAGAATATGGTGAACAGGTGTTAGAAGAAACCAGAAAATCTAAGCATAATACACCAAAAAGAAAgg ACCCCATCAGAATTGGGATAGCTTTGGATGAAGCAAGTACCATG CAAGGGGAGAAACAAGTTAGAAAATGTAGCCTCACTGATTTAGAAAGCATTAATAAAAATTTGGCTGAAAGTGCATTGAGGAGAGAAGAACAAG ATCATAAATCAGCCCCTCCCAGGACGGCCAGTTCCTCAAGTTCTCACAGACGACAGTGGGAGAAAAACACATCCCAGACGGCTGTTACTGCTCTGCAAAACGCATCCATACTGACCTCCAGTTTAACAGCAGAGGACGATAGAG GTTCAGAAGGGTTCTTGAAAGGTCCCCTGTCTGAAGAAACAGAAGCATCAGACAATGTTGATGGAGTTCATGATTCTGTCATTTTGGATCCTGAGAGACTAGAACCTAGACTGGACGAGGAGGACAC GGACTTTGAGGAAGAAGACGACAACTCTGACTGGGTATCAGAACTGAAGAAGCGAGCTGGATTacagggagtggctgatggataa
- the NEK3 gene encoding serine/threonine-protein kinase Nek3 isoform X2, with amino-acid sequence MSPLDLTWKFLLYTKDSFSDTQNSRKEAILLAKMKHPNIVAFKESFEADGHLYIVMEYCDGGDLMQKIKHQKGKSFPEDTILNWFTQMCLGVNHIHKKRVLHRDIKSKNVFLTQNGKVKLGDFGSACLLSNPMAFACTYVGTPYYVPPEIWENMPYNNKSDIWSLGCILYELCTLRHPFQANSWKNLILKICQGSIRPLPSHYSCELQYLIKQMFKRNPSHRPSATTLLSRGSLARLIQKCLSPEIIVEYGEQVLEETRKSKHNTPKRKDPIRIGIALDEASTMQGEKQVRKCSLTDLESINKNLAESALRREEQDHKSAPPRTASSSSSHRRQWEKNTSQTAVTALQNASILTSSLTAEDDRGGSVIRYRENNARKQWLKQTPETLLNILKNADLSLAFQTYTIYKPGSEGFLKGPLSEETEASDNVDGVHDSVILDPERLEPRLDEEDTDFEEEDDNSDWVSELKKRAGLQGVADG; translated from the exons ATGAGTCCTCTGGATTTAACATGGAAATTTCTCCTATATACAAAAGAT TCTTTCTCTGATACACAGAATTCTAGGAAGGAGGCCATTCTGTTAGCCAAAATGAAACACCCCAATATTGTTGCCTTTAAAGAATCATTCGAAG CTGATGGACATCTGTATATTGTGATGGAATATTGCGATGGAGGGGACCTAATGCAAAAGATTAAACATCAAAAAGGGAAGTCATTTCCTGAAGATACG ATACTTAATTGGTTTACACAAATGTGCCTTGGAGTAAATCACATTCATAAGAAACGTGTGTTACATAGAGATATCAAGTCCAAG aatGTCTTCCTCACCCAAAATGGAAAAGTAAAATTGGGAGATTTTGGATCTGCCTGTCTTCTCTCCAA TCCCATGGCATTTGCTTGTACATATGTGGGAACACCGTATTATGTGCCTCCGGAAATTTGGGAAAACATGCCGTATAACAATAAAAG TGACATCTGGTCCTTGGGATGCATTCTTTATGAACTCTGTACCCTTAGACATCCA TTTCAGGCAAATAGTTGGAAAAATCTTATCCTTAAAATATGCCAAGGGTCCATCAGGCCACTGCCATCTCATTATTCCTGTGAGCTCCAGTATCTAATCAAGCAGATGTTTAAAAGGAATCCCTCTCATCGCCCTTCAGCTACCACACTTCTCTCCAGAGGTAGCTTAGCCCGGCTTATCCAGAAGTGCCTATCCCCAGAG ATCATCGTAGAATATGGTGAACAGGTGTTAGAAGAAACCAGAAAATCTAAGCATAATACACCAAAAAGAAAgg ACCCCATCAGAATTGGGATAGCTTTGGATGAAGCAAGTACCATG CAAGGGGAGAAACAAGTTAGAAAATGTAGCCTCACTGATTTAGAAAGCATTAATAAAAATTTGGCTGAAAGTGCATTGAGGAGAGAAGAACAAG ATCATAAATCAGCCCCTCCCAGGACGGCCAGTTCCTCAAGTTCTCACAGACGACAGTGGGAGAAAAACACATCCCAGACGGCTGTTACTGCTCTGCAAAACGCATCCATACTGACCTCCAGTTTAACAGCAGAGGACGATAGAG GTGGTTCTGTAATAAGGTACAGGGAAAACAATGCCCGTAAACAGTGGCTCAAACAAACCCCTGAAACCTTGCTGAACATCCTTAAGAATGCTGATCTCAGCTTGGCGTTTCAAACATACACAATATATAAACCAG GTTCAGAAGGGTTCTTGAAAGGTCCCCTGTCTGAAGAAACAGAAGCATCAGACAATGTTGATGGAGTTCATGATTCTGTCATTTTGGATCCTGAGAGACTAGAACCTAGACTGGACGAGGAGGACAC GGACTTTGAGGAAGAAGACGACAACTCTGACTGGGTATCAGAACTGAAGAAGCGAGCTGGATTacagggagtggctgatggataa
- the NEK3 gene encoding serine/threonine-protein kinase Nek3 isoform X5 produces MKHPNIVAFKESFEADGHLYIVMEYCDGGDLMQKIKHQKGKSFPEDTILNWFTQMCLGVNHIHKKRVLHRDIKSKNVFLTQNGKVKLGDFGSACLLSNPMAFACTYVGTPYYVPPEIWENMPYNNKSDIWSLGCILYELCTLRHPFQANSWKNLILKICQGSIRPLPSHYSCELQYLIKQMFKRNPSHRPSATTLLSRGSLARLIQKCLSPEIIVEYGEQVLEETRKSKHNTPKRKDPIRIGIALDEASTMQGEKQVRKCSLTDLESINKNLAESALRREEQDHKSAPPRTASSSSSHRRQWEKNTSQTAVTALQNASILTSSLTAEDDRGGSVIRYRENNARKQWLKQTPETLLNILKNADLSLAFQTYTIYKPGSEGFLKGPLSEETEASDNVDGVHDSVILDPERLEPRLDEEDTDFEEEDDNSDWVSELKKRAGLQGVADG; encoded by the exons ATGAAACACCCCAATATTGTTGCCTTTAAAGAATCATTCGAAG CTGATGGACATCTGTATATTGTGATGGAATATTGCGATGGAGGGGACCTAATGCAAAAGATTAAACATCAAAAAGGGAAGTCATTTCCTGAAGATACG ATACTTAATTGGTTTACACAAATGTGCCTTGGAGTAAATCACATTCATAAGAAACGTGTGTTACATAGAGATATCAAGTCCAAG aatGTCTTCCTCACCCAAAATGGAAAAGTAAAATTGGGAGATTTTGGATCTGCCTGTCTTCTCTCCAA TCCCATGGCATTTGCTTGTACATATGTGGGAACACCGTATTATGTGCCTCCGGAAATTTGGGAAAACATGCCGTATAACAATAAAAG TGACATCTGGTCCTTGGGATGCATTCTTTATGAACTCTGTACCCTTAGACATCCA TTTCAGGCAAATAGTTGGAAAAATCTTATCCTTAAAATATGCCAAGGGTCCATCAGGCCACTGCCATCTCATTATTCCTGTGAGCTCCAGTATCTAATCAAGCAGATGTTTAAAAGGAATCCCTCTCATCGCCCTTCAGCTACCACACTTCTCTCCAGAGGTAGCTTAGCCCGGCTTATCCAGAAGTGCCTATCCCCAGAG ATCATCGTAGAATATGGTGAACAGGTGTTAGAAGAAACCAGAAAATCTAAGCATAATACACCAAAAAGAAAgg ACCCCATCAGAATTGGGATAGCTTTGGATGAAGCAAGTACCATG CAAGGGGAGAAACAAGTTAGAAAATGTAGCCTCACTGATTTAGAAAGCATTAATAAAAATTTGGCTGAAAGTGCATTGAGGAGAGAAGAACAAG ATCATAAATCAGCCCCTCCCAGGACGGCCAGTTCCTCAAGTTCTCACAGACGACAGTGGGAGAAAAACACATCCCAGACGGCTGTTACTGCTCTGCAAAACGCATCCATACTGACCTCCAGTTTAACAGCAGAGGACGATAGAG GTGGTTCTGTAATAAGGTACAGGGAAAACAATGCCCGTAAACAGTGGCTCAAACAAACCCCTGAAACCTTGCTGAACATCCTTAAGAATGCTGATCTCAGCTTGGCGTTTCAAACATACACAATATATAAACCAG GTTCAGAAGGGTTCTTGAAAGGTCCCCTGTCTGAAGAAACAGAAGCATCAGACAATGTTGATGGAGTTCATGATTCTGTCATTTTGGATCCTGAGAGACTAGAACCTAGACTGGACGAGGAGGACAC GGACTTTGAGGAAGAAGACGACAACTCTGACTGGGTATCAGAACTGAAGAAGCGAGCTGGATTacagggagtggctgatggataa